From one Rattus rattus isolate New Zealand chromosome 15, Rrattus_CSIRO_v1, whole genome shotgun sequence genomic stretch:
- the LOC116884834 gene encoding protocadherin beta-2-like has translation METGEEMEQILKKRQVLLFFVLLGIAQAGSTIRRYSVEEEAENGFFVANLLKDLGLEVEELAERGPRVISKGKKLNLEFNRQTGDLLLREKLDREELCGPTEPCVVPFQVLLGNPLEIFQAELQIRDINDHSPVFLDKKIILKISEITAPGSTFLIERAQDLDVGSNSLQTYSISPNFYFHLNLQDSPDGTVLPQLVLDKVLDREERSEIRLILTALDGGNPPRSGTVQILIEVLDINDNAPAFSKLRYEVQVPENSPVGSQVATVSARDLDIGDNGQIAYAFSQASEDIRKTFRMNATSGEILLVKTLDFESIQAYTVYVQATDGGGLSGSSVVFVQVNDLNDNPPELTMSTFTNHIPENAPETVIAVFSVADPDSGDNGKMVCSIQEDLPFVLKPSVENLYTLMTNTALDRETRPQYNITITVSDMGTPRLTTQHTIAVYVSDINDNAPAFTQTSYTIFVRENNSPALHIGTISATDSDSGSNAHITYSLLPPQDPQLALNSLISINADNGQLFALRALDYEALQAFEFHVSATDGGSPALSSQAPVRLVVLDDNDNAPFVLYPLQNASAPCTELLPRAAEPGYLVTKVVAVDRDSGQNAWLSFQLLKATEPGLFSVWAHNGEVRTTRLLGERDVLKHRLLLLVKDNGDPPRSASVTLHVLLVDGFSQPYLPLPEVARDAAQDEDALTLYLVIALASVSSLFLLSLLLFVGVRLCRRDRATSLGGCSMPEGHFPGHLVDVGGAGTLSQSYQYEVCLSGDTGTPDFKFLKPIIPNFLLQNSERENDTNPSYRNSFEFS, from the coding sequence ATGGAGACTGGAGAGGAAATGGAGCAAATCCTGAAAAAAAGGCAAGTCCTGCTGTTCTTTGTTTTGCTGGGCATAGCTCAGGCTGGGTCCACAATTAGGCGCTATTCggtggaggaggaagcagagaacgGTTTTTTTGTGGCAAATTTGTTAAAGGACCTGGGGCTGGAGGTAGAGGAACTCGCTGAGCGGGGACCGCGAGTAatttccaaagggaaaaaattGAACTTAGAATTCAATAGGCAAACAGGAGATTTGTTGTTAAGGGAGAAACTGGACCGGGAGGAGCTGTGCGGTCCTACTGAACCCTGTGTGGTGCCTTTCCAGGTGTTACTGGGAAATCCTTTGGAGATTTTTCAGGCTGAACTACAGATTAGGGACATAAATGACCATTCTCCCGTTTTTCtggacaaaaaaataattttgaaaatttcagaAATTACTGCTCCCGGTTCCACTTTCCTAATAGAACGTGCTCAAGACTTAGATGTAGGAAGCAACAGTCTCCAAACTTACTCAATCAGCCCcaatttctattttcatcttAATCTACAAGACAGTCCTGATGGCACAGTATTACCACAGCTGGTTCTGGACAAAGTGCTGGATCGGGAGGAACGGTCTGAAATCAGATTAATACTGACAGCTCTAGATGGGGGGAATCCACCCAGGTCTGGTACTGTCCAAATCCTTATTGAAGTCTTAGACATCAATGACAATGCCCCCGCGTTTTCAAAGCTTCGCTATGAGGTTCAGGTCCCAGAGAACAGTCCTGTTGGATCCCAGGTTGCCACTGTCTCTGCTAGGGATTTAGACATTGGAGACAACGGACAAATAGCTTATGCCTTTTCCCAAGCCTCTGAAGACATTCGGAAAACGTTTCGAATGAATGCAACATCCGGAGAAATCCTTTTAGTAAAGACCCTGGATTTTGAATCCATCCAGGCATACACAGTATATGTTCAGGCCACAGATGGTGGGGGACTTTCTGGAAGCAGTGTGGTGTTTGTTCAAGTAAATGATTTGAATGACAACCCTCCAGAACTGACTATGTCCACATTTACCAACCACATCCCGGAAAATGCCCCGGAAACTGTAATTGCTGTGTTCAGTGTTGCAGATCCCGACTCTGGAGACAATGGAAAAATGGTTTGCTCCATCCAAGAAgatcttccttttgttctaaaaCCCTCAGTTGAGAACTTGTACACTCTTATGACAAACACAGCCCTGGATCGAGAGACCAGACCACAGTAcaacatcaccatcactgtcTCAGACATGGGTACACCCAGGCTAACAACTCAGCACACCATAGCAGTGTACGTGTCTGACATCAACGACAACGCCCCCGCCTTCACCCAAACCTCTTACACCATATTTGTACGAGAAAACAACAGCCCCGCCCTGCACATAGGCACCATCAGTgccacagactcagactcaggctCCAATGCCCACATCACCTACTCTCTGTTACCTCCCCAAGACCCTCAGCTGGCTCTCAACTCGCTCATCTCCATTAATGCAGACAATGGGCAGTTGTTCGCGCTCAGGGCGCTGGACTATGAGGCACTGCAGGCCTTCGAGTTCCATGTGAGCGCCACAGATGGAGGCTCGCCAGCGCTCAGCAGCCAGGCTCCGGTTCGCCTGGTGGTGCTGGACGACAATGACAATGCTCCCTTCGTGCTCTACCCGCTTCAGAATGCCTCTGCACCCTGCACCGAGCTCCTCCCCAGGGCGGCAGAGCCAGGATACCTGGTCACCAAGGTGGTGGCAGTGGACCGCGACTCTGGCCAGAATGCCTGGCTGTCATTCCAGTTGCTCAAAGCCACGGAACCCGGGCTATTCAGCGTGTGGGCACACAATGGGGAGGTGCGCACCACCAGGCTGCTGGGCGAGCGAGATGTACTCAAGCACAGGCTGCTGCTCCTGGTTAAAGACAATGGCGATCCTCCGCGCTCTGCCAGTGTCACTCTGCACGTACTGCTGGTGGATGGTTTCTCACAACCCTACCTACCTCTGCCAGAAGTGGCGCGCGACGCTGCACAAGATGAGGACGCGCTAACACTCTACCTGGTCATTGCCTTggcctctgtgtcttctctctttctcctgtctctactgCTGTTCGTGGGGGTAAGGCTGTGCAGGAGAGACAGAGCGACCTCGCTGGGTGGCTGCTCTATGCCCGAAGGTCACTTTCCTGGCCACCTAGTGGATGTTGGCGGCGCAGGGACTCTGTCCCAGAGCTACCAATATGAAGTATGCCTGTCTGGAGACACTGGGACCCCAGATTTCAAGTTCCTGAAACCAATTATccccaatttccttcttcagaattcagagagagagaatgatacaAACCCTAGTTACAGGAATAGTTTTGAATTCAGTTAA